In a single window of the Chaetodon trifascialis isolate fChaTrf1 chromosome 19, fChaTrf1.hap1, whole genome shotgun sequence genome:
- the fkbp1b gene encoding peptidyl-prolyl cis-trans isomerase FKBP1B has translation MGVEVETISPGDGRTFPKKGQTCVVHYIGMLQNGKKFDSSRDRNKPFKFKMGRMEVIKGWEEGVAQMSQGQRAKITCTPDMAYGATGHPGVIPPNATLVFDVELLKLE, from the exons ATGGGCGTAGAAGTCGAGACAATATCTCCCGGTGATG GAAGAACATTTCCAAAGAAGGGCCAGACATGTGTTGTCCATTACATAG GTATGCTGCAGAATGGGAAGAAGTTTGACTCCTCTCGAGACAGGAACAAGCCCTTTAAGTTCAAGATGGGACGGATGGAGGTCATTAAAGGCTGGGAGGAAGGAGTAGCACAG ATGAGCCAGGGCCAGAGGGCAAAAATCACCTGCACACCGGACATGGCGTACGGAGCGACAGGCCACCCCGGGGTCATCCCCCCGAACGCCACGCTTGTATTCGATGTGGAACTGCTCAAGCTGGAGTGA